In Phycisphaerae bacterium RAS1, the genomic window ATTCTCGGCCGGCGGTCCGGGGGGCGCATCGTCGTCGGGGTCGTGGGGAATCGGCATCGGCGGCACATTCTGATGCGGGAACGGCCGCTGGAAGCGGCGCAGACCTTCCGGGTTGTCGATCGTTCCGGGCGGTCGCTTCCGTTGGTTTTCGCCGGGCGTCGGCTCGGAGACCTTCGACTGACCGCTGCCCTGGTCGTCGGCGGGCGGGGCGGCGGCGAGGGCGGCGAGGCCGAGGGCAATCGTTCCGGCGGAGAGAAGCGCGGTTTGCAGGCGTCGCATGGTCATGCTCCGATTTGTGGTGAGGCTCCTGGTTTACGGCTGCGGCGGGCGACATCGCACCGCCGACGCAATCGAAAGACGACGCCAGCCCGCAAGCCCGGCAAAGCGGGACTCAGTTTTGCCTTGTCAGAACGCACGACGCCCATCACTGATGGCACACGCCCCGCCGCGGAACAGCGCAACGGTCCCAGCCACTCGAGCCGGGCGTTCAACCGAGGCGCGGGGAAAAAAGGCCGCCGGCGTCCGTTTTTCGGGCGGACGCCGGCGCGGGGACGAGAAAGGAGCGGGGTTTGCGTCAGGCCGGCAAGCCGGCCCGAGGTGTTTTTTGAATCGTGGCTCCGTCCTCCTTTCAATCGCGAGCGGAAAGGCGCCGAGCCGGCGTGTCCTCAGGCCGGTTTCGCCGGGCTGAGGACAACCCGGCTCGAATCCGGCAACGCCGACGCGCGCAGAATCGCTCAGTACATGTCCAGCTCGTCGATGCACAGCTCCTGTCCGCCGATCCACACCGACGTGATCGGCCCTCCGGTCAGCGTCACGGTCCCCTCCACGCCGCCGGCAATCGCCGTCGTGGTCACGCCGACGGCAACGCCCGCGGCGGCGTAGGCCGCGCCGGGAATCATGCTGAAATCCGCGCGGCGGACGTGAATGCCGTTGACCCGCAGGTTGATGTTCCCGCCCATGTCGCGGTAGTCGAAGATGACCGTCGTAGCGCCCCCCGGAACGGCCGCGACGATGTTTGGCGCCACAGAAACGTTGTTCAGATACAGCGAAAACGGATCGAGACAGCCGCCGCCGTACGCGCTGCCGGTGACCACCCACGTTCCGGCGGAATTCTGGAACTGCCGGGTGACGAAGCCTACGCCGTCCGCGGTGAACGTCACCCCGCAACAGCCCCACGGCCCGGCCGGGGCGAGGACGTTGAACTCGACAAACGCGGCGGGGGCGACAGGCGCCGCGAGGCCGACCGCGACGACCAAACCAACGAGCTTTGTCAGGGATTTGCGGAACATGACGGCGTCTCCTAATCTCCGGCCCGCGTGCGCGTTGGCAGCGAGCGGGTTGGGTGTCCTTCCGCCAGCGACGGGCGACTTCGCCATGTTGCGCCGGCTCACAAGGAAGACGACAAGGGCAGGTTCGGGCGGCAAACGGAATTGCGTCGCGCTGGGCGGCGCATTGGAAGAAAACGGCACACCCGGCGGGGCGCTTTCGCGCTCCGCCGGGTGCGTAGTGGGAGGGAGCTGAAGTACGCCTATGCGAGCCGGGCCGTCTTCGGCCCGGTTTTCCGAGCCGGACTGTCTTCAGCTCGGTTTCACCGAGCCGGGCTGTCCTTAGCCCGGAACCGGCGTGAGGCCACGCCGGCTCGGAGAAGAGGGCGCGTCGGCACGCCGGCTCGTAGCGTCGGACCTCCGTGTCCGACGCCGCGCGCGGTTTCCTGACCGCCTGCCAGCAGAGACACGAAGTAGTTGATGTCGAGCACGTTCGCCGAGCCGTCGCCGTTGATGTCGGCGGTGCTGATGTCGCACTCGGGATAGGCCGCCGCATACGCCGCCGGGCTGGATAGCGCCAACGTGAAGCTGTTGATGTCCAGCACGTTCACGCTGCCGTCACAGTTCGTGTCGCCGGGGCGTCACCGGCGGCTCGGTCGCGGTGATTTCGCTGATCAACTCGAACGACCCGACACCTGCAGCGCGGATGACGGCGCGGTCGAAGCCGTCGATCGGAGCGCTCTGCTGCTCGGCGATGATGACCAGCCGGTCGCCGACGACCGGCACCGACGCAGCCGGGCCGATGCTGTTGATGATCTCGAGCTGCACGGGCTGCTGCCAGCGCAACTGCATCACCAGCATTCCGTCGCCGATGAGCTGTTCAAGCTCCTGCGGCAGCGGGCCCGGCCGCGGGTCCGGCCACGGACCGCCGGGCGGGAACCAGGGACCGGTGCTGCCGCAGAAATCGTCGGCAAGCTGCTCGGCCTTGGCGAGCACTTCCTCGGCATTGGCCTCCAGCGACTGGTGGAGCGCCCGGAGAATCGTCCCGTCCAGAATGGCGACCGAAACGGTCGGCGTGCCGATGGCACTGAGATCGACGCCAATTCCGACCCGACCATCCTGCGTCGGACTAAGACCGCAGGACACCAGGCTACCCGGATTGCTCGGCGCCGGCGCAAGCTGGATGCGAAAGAACCAGCCGCCGCCGGGGAGTGGCATATCGGCGAAGCGCGCGGCGTAGCCGAGGGCCTGTGCCAGCGCAACGGACACGCCATCCTGGCCGGACGCGCCGATGTTGCTCACCAGCATCTCGCCGTCCTGACCGCCGGAGAGCAACGCATCGCCGACCGCGTGATGCAGCAGATCGAACCGCTGCACCTCATCCGGCACGCCGTCGGCATCGTCGTCGGCGCTGACGCCCTGCGCAATGTCGATCCGGTCGGCCACGTCGTTGCCGTTACGGTCCCAGTCCGCGGCGGCCTCCATAGTCAATTGCACGTCCAGCCGAACGACGTTAACGCCGGGCGGAATCGCGACGTTGATCGTCGGATGCTGGTACCCCGTCAGAAGCGTGCTGCCGTCGGCCAATTGGAACGCCGACGCCGGAACGTCGCCTTCGATAATGGCGGCGCCGTCCTTGGGCTGGCGCACGGCGGAGCGGAAGAGCTGGCCGAGCTGCGGGCTGCTGAGGACGAACTCGTAGCGCGAGAAGGCGATGGTCGCTTCGCCGTCGCCGGTCGAAAGTGCGATATTCGGCACCGTGATCGGCAGCGACAGCGTCGCCGGAGCGTTGCTGGGCACGCCTGGCGGCCGGGTGAAGAGGATTCCCTTGCTGGCCTCGCTCAGGACATGCGGCCGGCCCGCCAACCCGAGCGTCTCGAGCGGCGAAGCGATGACATGCGTTCGATCCAGGTTCAGTTGCGCCGGCTGCTGCTGCGGCAGACTGATCATGAGCGCGCCTTCGTCGTCGTAGACGGGCGGATCGCCGAGGTCTTCCCAGCCCGCGTCGCAGCACTCGGGATGATCGATGCAGTAGAAGCAGTCCTCCGAATAGGTCGGCGGGCTGATGGGAATGACCCCGAGGAAGCACTGCGTCTCCTCGCAGACGAGGTGCATGGGGTCGCCGGTGCACAGATTCTCAAAGTTCCAGACGGATTTCACCGTGGTGATGCACTCAAACAGGCTGTCGATCCGGATGTCGGGGTCCACGGCGACGAATCGCGTCCCCCAGAGCGCCTGCGAGGAGTTCACACGGACGTCGGCCAGCGCCGACAACTGAAAGCTGGTCACCGGGGCCGTCTCGGCAAAGGCCGGCGAGGCCAGCCACATCGCGCCGGCGGCGCACAGAACACGCGAAGGCGTTGCGAACGAGCGTAGCGAGGGCATGGGGTGCTCCTTTGTTTGCGGGCCGTGCCGCGTGGCGGCCGGGCGCGGTTGCTGCTGTTGCGGAGCGACCGTGTTGCTCCGACCCGCACAGGAGACGACAATGACCCAATCCGGCGGCAACTTTTCGGTCACGCCGGGTTTGTAGCGTCGGACCTGCGTGTCTGACGACGTGGCAGGCGCGTGGTGATGGTGCAGACTCGTGGTCACACCGTCGGACACGGAGAAACTATGAAAGCCGGGTCTCCTGGCGATCGTCAGCGGGATCGAGTCCCATGATCGCCGAACGGGCTGGCCGCAGGGGCCGCCCAAGGTAACGGCCAGAGCGCGTTCAGCCCTTGGGACCCGCGGCGTGTCCTAGCGCCGCGAGTAGCCCGTCACGGAGAATGACGCCTGGTCGCATAGCTGAATGGGTCCCGTCTGCCAGGCCCAACGCTGCAGCGGATCAAAACCCGAATAGAAGGCTGAGCCCATTCCGCCCCGCCCTTGACAGACCCGGCTTCATAGAAGGGCCGACGCTACCGTTCCTGGCGACCTGCTAGCGCCCGGAGCTCGGCGCCGGCGTGGCCGCCGCCTGCTCACTTCCGTAGGACTTCACGAAAACATAGTACAGATGCCCCTCCGCCAGCGTCCTGCCGGCGATGGCTTCAGCGTCGGGGCCGATGCCCATGAACACGTCGCAGCGGCCGGCGGCCCGGATGGCGCCCCCGGTGTCCTGATCCAGCACGAACGCACCGGTGCGCATCTGCATGATCTGCCCCTGGTAGAGCCGCGGGATGGTCGTGTCGTGAAAGGCCAGGCACGCCCGCGGATAGACTTCCTTGTCGGTCGCGACGCTGCGGAATGGAATCACCGGCTGACCCAGGCTGCCGAACGGCCCGCCGGGCGCTTCGCGGAAGAAGATGAAACGCGGATTCTGCCAGCAATAGTGCGACACCTTGTCAGGATGTTCCTTGAAGTAGCGAATCAGCGTCTGGAGCGAGAGGTCTTCCTTGCGAATCGCGCCGTCGCGGATCATCGCTTCCGCCACCGGCGTGTAGGTGTACCCATTGTTGCCCGCGTAACCAAGCTCGTAGAGCGAGCCGTCCGGCTGGCGCAGCTTGGCCGATCCCTGCACCGAGCAGACGTAAGCCTCAAACGGATCGCTCAGCCACGCGATCTCCATGCCTTCGAGAATTCGACCTTCATCGATTTCGCGCCGTGACGGGTAAGGTCCCGTCCCGCCGCCGGGCAGTTTGCGGCCGAGCGTCTTGCCTTCGGCGTCTTTCACCAGATCGGGCGGGAGCTTGTACAGCGGATAGCGGAAACGTTCGTCGCGCTGCTTGCGGCCTTCGAAAATCGGGCAGTAGTAGCCGGTGAAAAGCACCGTGCCGACGTCGTCGCAGCCGACCGACTGATAAACATCAAAATCGCGGCGAATCGCGGCATCGAGTTCCTGACCTGATTTTGCGGATTGGAGCGCTTGCAGAAAGCGCTTCAGCGAGGCGATTGCGCGCTCGTGCGTGACGTCGCCATATGGGTAGTACTTCTTGCTGGACGGCTTGGAGAGATAGTCGAGGCTGTTGCGAATCGCATCTTCCAGGCCGGCGCGGTGGTTGAAGCCTTGTGAGAAGTCCGGATACGCCTCGGGGCCGATCTTCCGCAGCGCAAGCTGCCCGGGCGGCAGCGGGCGTGTGTAGTCCTTGCCCGTCTTTGGCTCAAAGGGCTTCATTTCCTCCTGTGGCTGCTGGCACGCCGTACCGAGCAGAACCGCGAAAGCCCCCAGCACCAGCATGATTGACCGAGACGTCGACGCCGCACGCGCACGAGACATGGTGGACTCCTTCCACGACCGCCAGGACCTCCTCAGACCGCTGGGGCGGATTTTCGCAGGATCGGCGCGGATGACAAGGGCCGCGAACGCGCGGCAGGCGTCGCGGTTGTGACCAGGATTCTGGCAGGCGCCGCGGGCATTTCCGTCCGAACCCGCCGCGCCAAGCGGCGGGTTGACGTCCCGGGCCTGTCGGGCGCCGCTTGCTGACGATCGTCAACCCGCCGCTTGGCGCGGCGGGTTCCGAAAGACGCCACCGGTCGCAACCTGTACCGGGCCGGAGACCGGTTCCTTCAACGAGGCCGGTCCCTTCACTACGAGCAAACGAGCCCATCATAGGCCAGTTCCATTCCCGCAGGCAGCATGGCGTTTGTTTCGGCGTGGCCCAGTTCGTGCGCAATATGAATGAAATACGTGCGGTCGGCGCCGATCCGCCGCGCCTCCTCCACGGCCTGCTCCAGGTTGAAATGCGTCGGGTGCGGGCGGCGGCGCAGCGCGTCGAGCACCAGTACTCTCAGGCCGCGCAGCAGCCCGCGCGATTCATCGGGAATGAAATTGCAGTCCGGGCAATAGGCCATATCTCCCACGCGAAAACCCAGAACCGGCAGCGGACCGTGCATGTACGGAATCGGCGTGATCGTCCGGCCGAAGAGCTCAAACGGCCCCGTGATTTCGTGCGGCACAAGCTGCGGCTTGGCGCTGAGATACTCCGGGTCGTCGTGAAAAGCGTATCCGAACATCTGCTCCAGCCGCGCCAGCGTGCGCGCGTCGGCATGGATGTCGAGCGGCGCGCGGTTGATCCAGTTGAAGCGCCGCACGTCGTCCAGGCCGACCACGTGATCCGCATGGTGATGCGTAAACAGCACCGCGTGCACCGTTCGAACGTCGCACGCGCGGCACTGCAGCCGCAGCTCCGGCGACGTGTCGATCAGGATGTGCCGGTCATCAAAGCTGAAGAGCGCACTGGTCCGCGTGCGCCGGTCGCGCGAATCGGGGGAGGTGCACACGCCGCAGTCGCAGCCGATCATCGGGATGCCGTGCGACGTGCCGGAGCCCAGAATGGTCAGCCGCAGCACGGCGGTCACTTCTCGGAGGCGGACTTGAGCTGTCGATAGCGCGGGTCGTCCTTGTCTGTGGCCAGGGCTTTTTCCTTGACCTGTCCGTCGGCCGGGTCGAGGTAGGACACGACGACCGAGTTGGCTCGGTTATGGCGGAACTCGCCCTTGGCGCTGGCCAGGACGCGCGCTGCGACCGGCTCGTCACGCACGTCCAGCACGATGGCGCCGGTGGCGAAGTCGATGTCTTCGTTGGCGTCGCCGAACTTGACTTTTCGCAGCGCGCCGACCTGGTCGCCGACCTCGATCTCGAAGTTCTGCCGAATCCAGTCGCCGCTGCGCCATTTGAAGACGTCGACGATCGCGCCGGGCTTGCCGACGCGCGGACTCTTGACGAAGAAATAGGTGCTCGGCGTGACGGTGATGGGCGCGCCGGCGAGCGACCACTCGCCGATCAGAACGCTCTTGCGGGCCTGGGCCGGCTCCTTGACCACCTTCAGCCGGCCGAGATACCGGTTCCACAGCCGCACGCGCATGCGGTAGCGGTAAGTCTTGCCCGACTCAACCGTGTCGTCGTGGAAGAGGAGCACGGGCTTGTCCGGGTCGCCGGGTGCGGTGACCAGCGTGCGGGTCGTTTCGGTCGGCGTCGCCGATGGCGGCGGGGCGATGGGCGTTCTTGTCTTGGCGATTTCCTTGTTCGCATTGTCGCGCACGCGGCCGGCGAGCGTCTTCTGCGATTGCGTGGCCGCGGCGCTTGTCAAAACTAACTCTGCATTGCGCACGGCCGCGTCCCACTGCTTGGTTTTGAGCGCTTCCTGTGCCGCGGCCAGGTCGGTCTTCACTTTTTCCTTCGCTTCCCGGTCCGCCGCCGGAGAGGGAGGGGGACCGCCCAGGCCGCCGCCGCCCGCGGGCGGCCCGCCGGCGGCGCCGGGCACGGGCGGAGGCGCGCCAGGCTCGCCCGGCGGCGCCGGCGAAGGCTGGCGCCCGCCGGCGGCGCTGGCGAACTCGTCTTCGTCGAAACCCGGCAGCGGCGGCATGTGCCAGGTGTCGCCGGCGCGGACCTGGAAAAACGCCGGTTGCATGAGGTCAACCTGCGCGGATTTCGCGGCCTCCCACGCGGCGTCGATTTCGCTCTTGTTGATGATCGCGCCGGTCTCGTCGTCGAAGATCGGCCCGGGCACGTCGAATTCGGGCATCGCGCGACTGCCGGTGACATCGCTCCATGGCGAGTACTCGCCGCTGGCCAGCAGCTCCTGCCTCTGCACGTCGACGCCGACCACGTATACGCGGGCGCGATAGGCCGCGTACCCGGCGCGCGTCATCTCATCCTGCTGTTCGCGGACCGGGAAGTAGGCCGCCAGTGATACCCACGGCAACTCGGCCGGCTCGCCCGCCGACACCGGCTCGCCCGGGGGCTGGCCGATCTTTCGCGGCACGCGGACGCCCATCGACCGGCCAGTCAGCGCCGCCGGCGGCAGCGGCTTGAGCGGCGTGACCACAGCGATGCTGCCGGGCGCCTCTTCCTGCTCCGTGAACGTCGGCAGCGGCGTCCCGAACGCGCCGGCCAGCCTCAGCGGCGCGGCCTGAATGCCGCTTTCGAAGCGCTGCTTCAGCTCGCTGGCAAAGGTCGGGGCGGGTTGATCCTCCACCTTGGCGTTCTTGACGCGGCGGTCCAGCTCTTCGGCTTCCGTCTTGATCGCTTCATCGAGTTCGCCCGGCGACAGCTCGCGTCCGCCGAATTCGACCTTGTTGGGTGAGAGCACGAGGAACATCACGATCATCGCCAGCAGAAACAACCCCGAGACGCCGATCACGGCCTTCTCGATGTGAATCTCCACCAGCTTCAACCAGTTCTTACCCATCTCGAATGCTCCGCCGCGCCGGCAGCTCCGGCGCTGAACTCACTTTTTGGCGATGCCGAGCAGATCACGCACCTGGCTGGGCATCATCTCGGCATAGACGGCCCGGGCCAGGTAGCCTTCAAACTCAATCGTGGCGCGGACGACGGGCGCCGCGCCGTAGTAGTAGCCGACCGTCGGCTCTTCGCGGGCGATGATGTAATCGCAATCGACGCACTGGTAGAAATTCTGCCGCGTCAACTGATCGATCAGCCGCAGCAGCTCGCGCTGATCCACCACCACCGTGATCGTGAAGCGAATAACGTCGAAACGATCGTCGCTGGTTCGGCCGGTGAGCGAGGTCGGCGCTCCCGTCCCGGGAACGCCCGGCGGGGGCGCCGCGCCGGGAGCCGGGCCGGGTCCGCGCCCGCCGCCGGGGCCGGCGCCGCCGGTCATCATCGGGAACTCGATTCGCTTGTCGCCCAGGATGTAGCCCGACAGGCTGACGGATTCGAGCCGCTTCACCGGCAGGTGCTCGACCGTGGCCGGAACGGACCCGAGCTTGGCCGCCGTTTCCTCGTTGAGCCGCGCGATGGCCGCGACGATGTCCTGCTGAATCCAGAGGCCGACCTGCGCGAACCACAACTGGTCGGCGGAGGGTGCGTCGGATGGATCGATAATCGGCGCGATGTGAAACGACGGCCGCGCGGGCGAAACCGTCGCGTAGCATCGAACCGAGCCGGCCTTGATGACGTTCGCGCGAATGAACTTGTCGTACTTGGGGTCCTTGCGCTCTTCGG contains:
- the mltA gene encoding Membrane-bound lytic murein transglycosylase A precursor, which gives rise to MSRARAASTSRSIMLVLGAFAVLLGTACQQPQEEMKPFEPKTGKDYTRPLPPGQLALRKIGPEAYPDFSQGFNHRAGLEDAIRNSLDYLSKPSSKKYYPYGDVTHERAIASLKRFLQALQSAKSGQELDAAIRRDFDVYQSVGCDDVGTVLFTGYYCPIFEGRKQRDERFRYPLYKLPPDLVKDAEGKTLGRKLPGGGTGPYPSRREIDEGRILEGMEIAWLSDPFEAYVCSVQGSAKLRQPDGSLYELGYAGNNGYTYTPVAEAMIRDGAIRKEDLSLQTLIRYFKEHPDKVSHYCWQNPRFIFFREAPGGPFGSLGQPVIPFRSVATDKEVYPRACLAFHDTTIPRLYQGQIMQMRTGAFVLDQDTGGAIRAAGRCDVFMGIGPDAEAIAGRTLAEGHLYYVFVKSYGSEQAAATPAPSSGR
- the phnP gene encoding Phosphoribosyl 1,2-cyclic phosphodiesterase; protein product: MTAVLRLTILGSGTSHGIPMIGCDCGVCTSPDSRDRRTRTSALFSFDDRHILIDTSPELRLQCRACDVRTVHAVLFTHHHADHVVGLDDVRRFNWINRAPLDIHADARTLARLEQMFGYAFHDDPEYLSAKPQLVPHEITGPFELFGRTITPIPYMHGPLPVLGFRVGDMAYCPDCNFIPDESRGLLRGLRVLVLDALRRRPHPTHFNLEQAVEEARRIGADRTYFIHIAHELGHAETNAMLPAGMELAYDGLVCS